From Coturnix japonica isolate 7356 chromosome 1, Coturnix japonica 2.1, whole genome shotgun sequence, the proteins below share one genomic window:
- the TAF1D gene encoding TATA box-binding protein-associated factor RNA polymerase I subunit D isoform X1, translating into MSDTDESHTSCSDDPDAQSLVSTQRRKRSKIPERAVNARKRRLCSRQKDATPEESSDETSSTNTSSSEVDSSDSEIDVSAARGSKRSRKCTAPSAEQKRRSQPSRKQAGADARVSDGESPDSLLPESPVRPPEPSQRRKSKLDLKAIFAYHFRGRKFKTAAHRRYRSGVSRKTKRRSEPPKKRGGNRPMTAPPQERRRRLRDPGFQFPFVEKHYGRKHIPVNMVLSYEQAAAKGYFQYVEMLKAEEHLKKALKSLEANEDLERECLTARKHKYLDDKGPISPIQETNNDDDNCLGSDNPEDFDVRVVDKSCFIISSKIPNKKKKSKAKTKRAKSAGVIEEECCC; encoded by the exons ATGAGTGATACAGATGAATCCCACACCTCTTGTTCTGATGATCCTGATGCTCAGAGTCTCGTATCCACTCAGAGGCGAAAAAGATCTAAAATACCTGAGCGTGCAGTGAATGCAAGGAAGAGACGTTTGTGCTCGAGGCAGAAGGACGCCACTCCTGAGGAGTCTTCAGATGAGACTAGTAGTACAAATACATCTTCATCTGAGGTGGATAGCAGCGATTCAGAAAT tgatgtttcaGCTGCTCGGGGCAGCAAACGCTCTAGGAAATGCACTGCTCCCTCTGCGGAGCAAAAGAGGAGATCGCAGCCTTCAAGGAAACAAGCAGGAGCTGATGCACGAGTGTCTGATGGTGAAAGTCCTGACTCTTTGCTCCCTGAGAGCCCGGTGAGGCCACCTGAACCCTCCCAAAGGAGGAAATCCAAGCTCGATTTGAAAGCCATTTTTGCCTATCACTTCAGAGGAAGGAAGTTTAAAACTGCTGCGCACCGAAGATACAGGAGCGGTGTTTCACGGAAGACAAAGAGACGCTCGGAACCCCCAAAGAAGCGTGGTGGGAATCGGCCCATGACAGCCCCGCCTCAGGAGCGAAGGAGAAGGCTTCGGGATCCAGGCTTTCAGTTCCCTTTTGTTGAAAAACATTATGGGAGGAAACATATTCCCGTAAATATGGTTCTTAGCTATGAG caagcagctgcGAAGGGATATTTCCAGTATGTTGAAATGCTTAAAGCTGAAGAACACCTCAAAAAGGCTTTGAAATCCCTTGAAGCAAATGAAGACTTAGAAAGGGAATGTCTGACAGCGCggaaacataaatatttagatGACAAAGGCCCCATTTCTCCTATCCAGGAGACAAA CAATGACGATGATAACTGCTTGGGCTCTGATAATCCAGAAGACTTTGATGTCAGAGTAGTG gACAAAAGCTGTTTCATTATAAGCAGCAAAATTCCcaacaagaagaagaaatcaaaggCCAAAACAAAGCGAGCAAAGTCAGCTGGAGTGATTGAAGAAGAATGCTGCTGCTAA
- the TAF1D gene encoding TATA box-binding protein-associated factor RNA polymerase I subunit D isoform X2 codes for MSDTDESHTSCSDDPDAQSLVSTQRRKRSKIPERAVNARKRRLCSRQKDATPEESSDETSSTNTSSSEVDSSDSEIDVSAARGSKRSRKCTAPSAEQKRRSQPSRKQAGADARVSDGESPDSLLPESPVRPPEPSQRRKSKLDLKAIFAYHFRGRKFKTAAHRRYRSGVSRKTKRRSEPPKKRGGNRPMTAPPQERRRRLRDPGFQFPFVEKHYGRKHIPVNMVLSYEQAAAKGYFQYVEMLKAEEHLKKALKSLEANEDLERECLTARKHKYLDDKGPISPIQETNNDDDNCLGSDNPEDFDVRVVSVAFG; via the exons ATGAGTGATACAGATGAATCCCACACCTCTTGTTCTGATGATCCTGATGCTCAGAGTCTCGTATCCACTCAGAGGCGAAAAAGATCTAAAATACCTGAGCGTGCAGTGAATGCAAGGAAGAGACGTTTGTGCTCGAGGCAGAAGGACGCCACTCCTGAGGAGTCTTCAGATGAGACTAGTAGTACAAATACATCTTCATCTGAGGTGGATAGCAGCGATTCAGAAAT tgatgtttcaGCTGCTCGGGGCAGCAAACGCTCTAGGAAATGCACTGCTCCCTCTGCGGAGCAAAAGAGGAGATCGCAGCCTTCAAGGAAACAAGCAGGAGCTGATGCACGAGTGTCTGATGGTGAAAGTCCTGACTCTTTGCTCCCTGAGAGCCCGGTGAGGCCACCTGAACCCTCCCAAAGGAGGAAATCCAAGCTCGATTTGAAAGCCATTTTTGCCTATCACTTCAGAGGAAGGAAGTTTAAAACTGCTGCGCACCGAAGATACAGGAGCGGTGTTTCACGGAAGACAAAGAGACGCTCGGAACCCCCAAAGAAGCGTGGTGGGAATCGGCCCATGACAGCCCCGCCTCAGGAGCGAAGGAGAAGGCTTCGGGATCCAGGCTTTCAGTTCCCTTTTGTTGAAAAACATTATGGGAGGAAACATATTCCCGTAAATATGGTTCTTAGCTATGAG caagcagctgcGAAGGGATATTTCCAGTATGTTGAAATGCTTAAAGCTGAAGAACACCTCAAAAAGGCTTTGAAATCCCTTGAAGCAAATGAAGACTTAGAAAGGGAATGTCTGACAGCGCggaaacataaatatttagatGACAAAGGCCCCATTTCTCCTATCCAGGAGACAAA CAATGACGATGATAACTGCTTGGGCTCTGATAATCCAGAAGACTTTGATGTCAGAGTAGTG